A stretch of Henckelia pumila isolate YLH828 chromosome 4, ASM3356847v2, whole genome shotgun sequence DNA encodes these proteins:
- the LOC140861862 gene encoding uncharacterized protein — protein MAVGNGQIARVCGICTQVGHATDMCPTLQEGSAEQVNAAGEFPGPPQQKYDPYSNTYNPGWRDHPNLRYGNPPANQAYRPPYPPPQRPPIPTPGESLENIVQNLATNTLAFQQDTRTSIQNLNTQMGQLAAAISKLEAQNSSRLPSQTVVNLKENVSAITLRSGKELQIQDGLVKEPVETEREKESKVKEREPIPKEAPRALKDSRKNEGIKELYETFRRCEVNIPLLDAIKQVSAVIQRKVPTKCKDSGMFSIPCQIGGVQLDTAMLDLGASINVMPYSVYASLNLGPLNETDIVIQMADRSTIFPRGLLEDVLVEVGDLVFPADFYVLDMKSNELNSPILLGRPFLKTSKSIIDVDNGNLTMEFDGKIAKFDIFDTLKIPARESVVNILVTPAEISTAENFFSDMQALKTATKCPPDNAKRMPMRKEKRGQGASTSKKLMQQMLGTKFSRKCFKWVKVDKGTKFKPP, from the exons atggctgtagggaatggacagattGCAAGGGTATGTGGAATTTGCACTCAAGTgggacatgcaactgacatgtgtcccactctTCAAGAGGGATCTGCGGAGCAAGTCAATGCAGCAGGAGAATTTCCAGGGCCACCTCAGCAGAAGTATGATCCTTACTCtaacacatacaatccaggtTGGAGGGATCATCCAAACCTCAGATATGGCAATCCTCCAGCaaatcaagcttataggccgCCGTACCCTCCACCACAGCGTCCTCCGATTCCTACGCCAGGTGAGTCTCTTGAAAACATAGTTCAGAATCTTGCCACTAATACCTTGGCTTTTCAACAGGACACCAGGACGAGcatccaaaacttaaatacCCAAATGGGGCAGCTCGCTGCAGCAATTAGCAAGTTGGAAGCACAAAATTCCAGCCGTTTGCCTTCACAAACAGTGGTGAATCTGAAGGAGAACGTGAGTGCTATCactttgaggagtggaaaggagCTGCAGATTCAAGACGGATTGGTCAAAGAACCGGTAGAGACTGAAAGGGAAAAAGAATCTAAGGTGAAGGAGCGTGAGCCCATTCCTAAAGAAGCACcgagag ctttAAAGGACTCTAGGAAAAATGAGGGGATAAAGGAgctctatgaaacttttcgtagatgcgaGGTAAACATTCCactgttagatgctattaagcaa gtTTCTGCCGTTATTCAAAGAAAGGTacctacaaaatgcaaggacTCAGGTATGTTCTCGATTCCATGTCAAATAGGAGGTGTTCAGCTTGATACGGCCatgctagatttaggagcatctATTAACGTCATgccatactctgtttatgcttccttaaatcTTGGGCCTTTGAATGAAACTGATATTGTTATCCAAATGGCTGATCGATCTACTATTTTTCCAAGGGGTTTGTTAGAAGATGTTTTAGTAGAAGTTGGTGACTTGGTCTTTCCTGCTGATTTCTATGTTCTTGACATGAAAAGTAATGAAttgaatagtcctattttgttaggaagaccatttttgaaaacttctaaGTCTATCATAGATGTTGATAACGGTAATCTCACGATGGAATTCGATGGAAAAATTgctaaatttgatatttttgataccctgaAAATTCCTGCCcgtgaaagtgttgttaatatTCTTGTAACACCTGCTGAAATTTCTACTGCTGAAAACTTTTTCTCTGATATGCAGGCACTAAAAACTGCGACAAAATGTCCTCCTGATAACGCGAAAAGGATGCCCATGAGAAAAGAGAAACGGGGTCAAGGAGCTAGCACCTCCAAGAAATTGATGCAGCAAATGCTTGGGACAAAATTTTCTAGAAAATGTTTTAAatgggtgaaggtggacaaaGGAACCAAATTTAAACCACCCTGA